Part of the Lysobacter enzymogenes genome is shown below.
TGGCTTTCGCCGCGCGAGCGGTGGTAGGCGCGGATCGCCAGCAGGCCGGCGTATTCGCCCTGCGCGCCGGAGTTCGGCTGCAGGCTGACCGCGTCGTAGCCGGTGCATTCCACCAGCATCGCTTCGAGCTCGTCGATCAACTGCTTGTAGCCGGTGGCCTGATCGGCCGGCACCAGCGGGTGGATGTTGCCGAACTCGGGCCAGGTCACCGGGATCATCTCGGCGGTGGCGTTGAGCTTCATCGTGCACGAGCCCAGCGGGATCATGGTGCGATCCATCGCCAGGTCCTTGTCGGCCAGCGAGCGCATGTAGCGCAGCAGCTCGTGTTCGCTGTGGTGGGTGTTGAACACCGGGTGCTGCAGGAACGCGGACGAACGCTGCAACGAGGCCGGGATCGCGTCGGCGGTGGCGGCGTCGAGCGCGTCGATGTCGAGCGCGGCGCCGAACAGGGCGGCCAGCGCGCTCAGGTCGGCGCGGTTGACGGTTTCGTCGAGGCTGATGCCGACGCTGCCGGCGTCGATCTCGCGCAGGTTGATGCGCGCGTCGCGGGCGCGGGCGTGGACCGCGGCGGCGTCGACGCCGTCGATGCGCAAGGTGTCGAAGAAGCCGTCGGCGACCTTGTGTCCGGCCTGGCGCAGCGCGGCGGCCAGCACCGCGGCCTGGCGGTGCACGCGGCGGGCGATGCGGGTCAGGCCGTCGGGGCCGTGGTAGACCGCGTACATGCTCGCCATGACCGCCAGCAGCACCTGCGCGGTGCAGATGTTGCTGGTCGCCTTCTCGCGGCGGATGTGCTGCTCGCGGGTCTGCAGGGTCAGGCGGTAGGCCGGCTTGCCGTCGCTGTCGACCGACACGCCGATCAGGCGGCCCGGCATCGAGCGCTTGTAGGCGTCGCGGCAGGCCATGAAGCCGGCGTGCGGGCCGCCGAAGCCGAACGGCACGCCGAAGCGCTGGGTGTTGCCGACCACGATGTCGGCGCCGAATTCGCCCGGCGACTTCAGCAGCACCAGCGCGAGCAGGTCGCTGGCCACGGCCAGGATCGCGCCGCGCGCGTGCAGCGCGTCGGCGGTGGCTTGATAGTCGCCGAGGCCGCCGAAGGTGTCGGGGTATTGCAGCAGCGCGCCGAACACGTCGGCGGTCGCGGCTTCGCTGTCGTCGGCGACCAGCAACTGGATCTCCAGCGGCTCGGCGCGGGTGCGCAGCACTTCGAGCGTCTGCGGGTGCACGTTCTTCGAGACGAAGAAGGTATCGGACTTGGACTTGGCCGAACGCTTGGCCAGGGTCATCGCTTCGGCCGCGGCGGTGGCTTCGTCGAGCAGCGAGGCGTTGGCGATCTCCATCCCGGTCAGGTCGGCGACCATGGTCTGGAAGTTGATCAGCGCCTCCATGCGGCCCTGCGAGATTTCCGCCTGGTACGGCGTGTAGGCCGTGTACCACGCCGGATTCTCGAGGATGTTGCGCAGGATGACGTTGGGGGTGTGGGTGCCGTAGTAGCCGCGGCCGATGAAGCTGCGGAACACCTGGTTCTTCGCGGCGATGGCGCGGATCTTGGCCAGCGCTTCCACTTCGCTGATCGCCTGCGGCAGGGCCAGCGGCTGGGGGGACTTGATCGAGCCGGGAACGATGGCGTCGGTCAGCGCTTCGAGCGAGGCGTAGCCGACCTGCTCCAGCATGTGGCCGATTTCGGCGTCGTTGGGGCCGATGTGGCGCTCGATGAAGGCGTCGTGGTGCTCGAGATCGCGCAGGGTCGAATGAGTCATGGCAGGGGGCGTCCTAAGGCAACGTGCGGTGCCGCACGCGAGGCGCCCCTCTGTCCTTTTGCCTGAGAGTTTGGAAGCGTGCTGCGGCCCAGGCCGCTTGGGGGAGGGGTGGGCCGCTGGGGCCGCTCCTGTCCGCGCTCGCTTCGTGCCCCTTCGGCGCCGGTTCCGTCCGCGATGACGCTGCGGCCGGGCGGTCTCTCCAGAGTTTTGTACACGCGACGGTATAGGGCCTGAGCGATTACGGGCGTTGCGCCTTCGGCAGCGGCCGGCCGGGAGGCCCGGGCGGTCGCTTCTCCCACCGCGTGGTCGAAGCGGGGATTATAGCCGGTGGCGGGCGGGGGTGGGGGGCGGCCAGCTCCTGTGGGAGCGGCGCGAGCCGAGACCGCGGAACCACGCTTGCGGCGCGACCGGCTACCCCGCGGTCGCGGCTTGCGCCGCTCCTACAGGGGGCTGCGGACAGATTGGTACAAGGTCGGGAGCCGTCGGCCGCGCCGCGCGGGAGTATGCTGTCGCCCCCCATTCATGCGATGAGGTCCGGCGATGGCCGAGCGCCCGTTCCGCCTGCTGCAACTCGACCACGTGGTGCTGCGCGTGCGCGACCCCGCGGCGATGGTGGCCTTCTACTGCGAGGTGCTCGGTTGCAGCGTCGAGCGGCGCCAGGACGAGATCGGCCTGATCCAGTTGCGCGCCGGCGATTCGCTGATCGACCTGGTCGACGTCGAGGGCAAGATCGGCCGCCTCGGCGGCGCCGCGCCGGGCGAGCAGGGCCGCAACATGGACCACCTGTGCCTGCGCGCCGAGCCGTTCGACCGCGACGCGATCGCCGCCCACCTCGCCGCGCACGGCGCGCGCGTCGGCGATTTCGGTTCGCGCTACGGCGCCGAAGGCGAGGGGCCCTCGCAGTATCTGTTCGATCCGGAAGGCAACATGGTCGAGCTCAAGGGCCCGCCCGATGTTCCCGCCGATCCCGCACTGAAATGAGCCCTGCCTGAAATGAGCCACGACGCCGCCACCGTCAAAGCCCCGATCCCGATCCGCCGCCTGGCCCTGCTGCTCGGCGGGCTGGCGATGTTCGGGCCGTTTTCGATCGACACCATCTTTCCGGCGTTTCCGGCGATGGGGGTGGAGCTCGGCGCCGACAAGCTGCAGATGCAGCAGACGATCAGCGTGTATCTGGTCGCTTATGCGTTGATGAGCATCGTGCATGGGCCGCTGTCGGATGCGATCGGGCGGCGCAAGGTGATTTTGGGTGGGTTGGCTATCTTTACGTTGGCTTCGGCGGCGTGTGCTTTGGCCGACGATCTGCCTGCTTTGCTTTTCTTTCGCGCGGTCCAAGGTTTGTCTGCTGGTGTTGGCCTGATCGTAGGCCGCGCCGTCATCCGCGACCTGCTGCACGGCGACGACGCGCAGCGGCTGATGAGCCAGGTGATGATGATCTTCGGCATCGCCCCGGCGATCGCGCCGGTGATCGGCGGCTGGATCCTGGGCTGGTCGCACTGGCCGGCGATCTTCTGGTTCCTGGTCGCGTTCTCGGTGGTGCTGTGGCTGGCGGTGGCGACCTTGCTGCCGGAGACCCATCCGCCGCAGGCGCGCCTGCCGCTCAAGCCCAAGCGCCTGCTGCGCGACTATTTCGCGATCTGCCTCAATCCGCGCTTCCAGCGCCTGACCGCGGTCGGCGCGCTGAACTTCGGCGCGCTGTTCCTGTACATCGCTTCGGCGCCGGCGTTCGTGCTCGATCTGCTCAAACTCGGCGAACGCGATTTCGCCTGGTTCTTCGTGCCGACCATCGGCGGCATGGTCGCCGGTTCGTTCGTGTCCGGGCGCGCGGCCGGCAAGGTCAGCGGCGACCGGCTGGTCAACATCGGCTTCGCCTTCTGCGCGCTCGCCATCGTCGTCAACCTCGGCTACAACCTGTGGACCGACGTGCCGCGGGTGCCGTGGGCGGTCGTGCCGATGTGCATCGGGGCGTTCGGCATCGCCCTGGTGTTCCCGATCGTGACCTTGTCGATCCTCGACATGTACCCGCATCAGCGCGGCTCGGCTTCGTCGTTGCAGGCGTTCACGGGGTTGGTGTTGAACGCGGTGCTGGCGGGGGTGATCTCGCCGATGCTCAGCGACAGCGCGATCCATCTGGCGATCGCCGCCTCGTGCCTGACCGCGGCGGGGTGGTTGTTCTGGCGCTGGGAGGCGTGTGTGTCGCGCAATCGCGTGGCGCGGGTGCCGGAGGATGCGGTGGTGGTGGAGCCGCAGGATTCGTTGTAGCGGCGGATCGCCGCGTTTGCGCGATGGATTTCTGTAGGAGCGGCGCGAGCCGCGACTGCGAAACCTCGCTTACGGCGCAAACAGGCAAGCCCGCAGTCGCGGCTCGCGCCGCTCCTACAGTCGGATCCCCGCCATCGGCCAAGGCCGGCAAGCCCGCCCGCTTCGCCGAGGACTAAGCTGTAGCCCTCGCGGCGCGCAACGCGCCGCACCGGCAGCCAGGCCGCGCCACGCGCTCCCCAGCCATGTGCATACGCTCATGCAGGAGGCGCCGCCATGGCCCAACGCAGAACCTTCCATTTGTTCGATGTCTCGGTGCGTCGGCGCATCGAGCTGAGCCCGTCGATGCTGCGCTTCGTCTTCGCCGGCGATTGCCTGGCGCAGGCGCGCAGCTTCGGCCCGGACCAGCGCATCAAGATCTTTTTCCCCAACGAGGCCGGCGAACTCAGCGTGCCGCGCGGCGAGGATTGGTACGCGCGTTACCGCGACCAGCACGAGGCGCAACGCGCGCCGATGCGCACTTACACCATCCGCGCGCTGCGCGAGGACGCGTGCGAGATGGATGTGGATTTCGCGGTGCACGGCGACGCTGGGCCGGCGTCGCGCTGGGCCTTGAATGCGCGGCCAGGCGACCGGGTGGTGTTGATGGCGCCGCATGCCAGCCAGGACGACAGCGGCGGGGTCGAGTGGCAGCCGCCGGCGGACGTGCGTGAGGTGTTGCTGATCGCCGACGAAACCGCGCTGCCGGCCGTGGCCGGGATTCTCGAAGCGCTGGCGGCGCAGGCGCAGCCGCCGAAGGTGCGCGCTTATATCGAAGTGCCGTTGCGCGGCGATGCGGTGCCGCTGCACGGGCCGCGCGACATGCAGGTTCATTGGTTGCCGCGCGCCGAGCACAGCGATTCGATTGCGGTGGATTACGGCGCGCGGTTGGTTGCGGCGATCCGCGCGGCGGAGCTGGCGCCGGCGCGGGCGCATGCGCAGGAGCCGGTGCTGGCCGAGATCGATATAGACCGCGAGATCCTGTGGGAGCAGGCGGCGGCGACCGCGTCGGATTTCTATGCGTGGATCGCCGGCGAGGCCGGGGCGGTGATGGCGATCCGGCGGCACTTGGTCGGCGAGCGCGGGTTCGACAAATCGGCGATCAGTTTTATGGGGTATTGGCGCAAGGGACGGGTGTTGGATTAGGCGGTGTGTTGGGAGTGGTGGGGCTTTGTTTGTGCTTGTGTCGTTGTTGCAGTTGCGAGTGGCGAGAAGCTGCAATCAAGAGCTTCCGTCCGCAAGCGGCCGGGTCACTTTCTTTGTCTTGCCAAAGAAAGTAACCAAAGAAAGGCGCTTTCCTTGTTTTCGAATCAAGAGCCACTAAGGTTCGATGCCTGCGCAGGGATGCGGGACAAGGGCCATCCTGGCCCGGTCCCGCACGCGCGCATCCATGCGCGCGCCCTTCGGGTCTACGGTTGCCTGTGGCGAGTTCGGGACGGCGGGGGGAGCAAAGAGCAACGGCAATCGCAACAGCAAAACGGGTTCCGGCTTTCGCCGGAACCCGTTTTGATTTTTGCTTCTGCCTCAGCGTCCGGTGGGGACGGCTCGCGACTTGCTCGCCGAAGATACGACGAGAAAGCCGCGTCGCTCAGATCAACCCGGGATCGGTGATGCCGTGCGCGCCGGTCTCCACCCGCCCCGCGATGCGGCGGTAGTACTCCGGATCGTTGGCGTCGGTCAGCACGAAGTCGTACCACTGGCAGCTTTCGTCCAAGCGCAGCGGGCGATAGCGCAGCGAGCCGGCGCCGAGGCGTTCCAGGCGTGGTTCGTATACGCCGTACTGGTCGGCCAGCTCCAGCCGCAGCGGTTTGCGGCCGGGGTTGCGCAGCGCCAGCACCAGCTTGCGGTGGCGCAGGCGCAGGTCGGGGATGGTGGTCGCGCTGGGGTTGGCGCCGTGCAGCGAACCGCGGAATTCGCGGAAGAAACCGTTCGGGCCGAACACCTGCAAGGCGTAGGCGCGCGCGCCGCCGCTGCGCAGCAGCCAGTCGCCGTTGAGCGAGCGGCCGGCTTCGACGGTGTAGCGGCGCGGGATCGCGTCGGGGTCGAGCAGGTCGTAGACCTGGAACACCGCCGCGGCGCGGCCGCTGTTGCCGAAGTTCAGGCGCAGCGAGCGCGCGTCGCGGTCGAAACGTTCGCCGACGTGCAGGTCGTACGGCAGCGCGCGCGAGGGCTTGATGCCGGGCTGCTGCTGGGCCGCGCTCGGCGTCGCCGGCGGTTTCGGCGCGGGCAGCTTGCTCTGCTCGGCGACGATGCGGTCGGCGTCGCCGGTGTAGGGCAGGCTCGGGATCGGTTCGTTGTTCGGGTTTTCGAAATTGAACGCGGTGGTGAGGTCGCCGCAGACCGCGCGCCGCCACGGGCTGATGTTCGGTTCGATCACGCCGAAGCGCTTTTCCAGGAAGCGGATCACCGAGGTGTGGTCGAACACCTGCGAGTTGATCCAGCCGCCGCGGCTCCACGGCGAGATCGCGTACATCGGCACGCGCGGGCCCAAGCCGTAGGGGCGGTCGTAGTAGATCGCCGGGTCCGCCGAGGTGCCGTGCGAGGGGCCGCTGCGGGCGGTGTGGTGTTCGCCGCGCAGGTCGACGGTGGAGCCGCCGATCGGCTTGCGCTGCGCGTCCAGCGACGGCGGCGACGGCGGCGGCATGTGGTCGAAGAAGCCGTCGTTCTCGTCGAAGTTGACGATCAGCACGGTGCGCGCCCACACCGCCGGATCGGCGGTCAGCGCGTCGAGCACGCGCGCGGTGTAGTCGGCGCCCCAGATCGGCGCCGACGGGCCGGGGTGCTCGGAGTACTTGGCCGGCGCGACCAGCCACGACACCTGCGGCAGCTTGCCGCTGCGCACGTCGGCGGCCAGGTCTTCCAGCGTCCAGGTCTTCAGCGCCTTTTCCGCCAGCGCCGAACCCGGCGCCGCCGCGCGGAACTGGCGGAAGCCTTCCAGCGGGTTGTCGGAGAAGTTGTCGTCCATGTCCTGGTACAGCTTCCAGCTCACGCCCGCGCGCTCCAGGCGCTCGGGATAGGTGGTCCAGAAGTAGCCTTCGCCGGCCGGGCCGGAATCGTCGAAGGTGTTGACGATGGCGGGGCCGCCGCGGTCGGCGGCGGGATTGTTGGTGCCGGTCCACAGGAACAGGCGGTTGGGATTGGTGCCGGTCTGCTGCGAGCAGTGGTAGGCGTCGCACAGGGTAAAGGCGTTGGCGAGCGCGTACTGGAACGGGATGTCGGCCTCGACGTAATGGCCCATCGAGCGCTCGGTCTTGGCCGGCAGCCACTGGTCCATCTTGCCGTTGTTCCAGGCCGCCTGGGCATCGGGCCAGGTGTGCGGAGTGCCGCCGATGCGCTGCGCGCTGGTGGTCTTGGTGTCGATATGCCAGGGCTGGATTTCGCGGCCCTTGGCGTCGGTCTGGCGCCACACCGGGCGGCCGCTCGGCAGCGGCGCCGGGAACCGGTCGCCGAAGCCGCGCACGCCGCGCATCGCGCCGAAGTAGTGGTCGAACGAGCGGTTTTCCTGCATCAGGATCACCACGTGCTGGACGTCGTGCAGGGTGCCGGTGACGCGCGCGGCCGGAATGGCCAGGGCTTTCTGGATCGAGGGCGGGAACAGGTTCAGGGCGAGGCCGGCGGCGGTGGCGCCGGCGGCGCCGCGCAGGAAGCCGCGGCGCGAAGCATCGTGTTGGTCGGTCATGGCGATCCGGGCGAAGTTCCGCGCTGAGGCGGAGGCTGGGGGAAGCGGCGGGCAGCGCCGCTGTCGCAGCGTGCTGCGCGCGTATGGCAGTTCGGTGACGCGAAGCGCGCAGGTGCGCGCAGCTGTGCGCTAGCGCGCGCCGGCTTGCGACGCGCGTCGCAGCCACAAGCGAACGGGTACGCCGGCCAGCAACAGGATCGCGCCCCAAAACAGCGCGTCCAGGCCGATGCCGGCGAGCGCGTACACGCTGAACGCGAAGCCGCCGGCGGCGGCGATGCGGCTGCCGCGGCCTTCGCCGCGGCGCAGCCATGCGGCGCTGCCGGCCAGATACGGCACCAGCGTCGCCGCGGTCGACAGCAGGATCGCGAACACGAACACCTGCACCAGCGAGCGGCTGTAGTTGGCCAGCACCAGCGCGCTGGCCAGGCCGCTGCCGGCGAGCACGCCGAACCATGGCGTGCCGCGCGCGTCGACCCGCGCGAACGCGGCCGGGAACACGCCGTCGCGCGCGGCCGCCAGCGGCAGTTGCCCGGCCAGCAAGGTCCAGCCGTTGAGCGCGCCGAGGCACGACACCGCCGCGGCCGCGGCCATCGCCAGGCCGGCGGGCGCGCCCCAGTAGAACGCGGCGGCGTCGGCCATCGGCGCGGGCGACGCGGCCAGCTGCTGCGCCGGCAGCAAGCCGACCACGACCGTGCAGGCCAGCACCGTGGCGACGCCGGCGACCAGGGTGCCGAGCACCGTCGCCAGCGGCACGTTGCGGCGCGGGTCGGCGACCGCGCCGGCCGGCACCGTCGCCGCTTCCAGGCCGAGCAAGGCCCACAGGCACAGCGCGGCGCTGGCGTGCGCGGCCTGCCACAGCGGCTGGCCGCTGGGATTGAACGGTTCGAACGCCTGGCGCAGGTCCAGCCACCACACCCCGACCGCGCCGAACAGCAACAGCGGCGCCAGCTTCAGCGCGGTCGCCGCCACTTGCAGCCGCCCGGCTTCGCGCACGCCGGCCAGATTCACCGCCGCGCACAGCCACAACGCGGCGAGCGCGCACGCGGCCGCGCGCAGCGGCGTCGCGGTCGCCGCCGGCCACAGCGCGCCGAGGCTGCCGGCGAAGGCGATCGCGATCGCGGCGTTGGCGCACCAGATCGAGATCCAGTAGCTCCACGCCACCGCGAAACCGACGCCGTCGCCGAACGCGTTGCGCGCATAGGCGTAAGGCCCGCCGCTGCACGGCCAGCGCATCGCCATGCGGGCGAAGGTGAAGGCCAGCAGCAGCGCGCCGGCGAGGGTGACCGCCCAGCCGAGCAGGCTGGCGCCGCCGAACGGCGCCAACGCCGCCGGCAACAGGAACACGCCGCTGCCGATCATGTTGCCGACCACCAGCGCGGTCGCCGTCCACGGTCCCAGCGGGCGCGCGCTCGCGGGACCGGCGTTCAAGCGCTCAGCGCTCCGCGCCGGCGGCGGCGCGGTAGGCCTCGCGCAGCAATTCGTGGAAATGGTGCACGGCGTTCTCGCGCAGCGGATTGAGCCGCCCGGAGAAGTAGGAACCCGAGGCCAACCCGCGCTGCACGTCCTCGCAGATGGTCAGGTCCTCGATCTGCACCTCGTCGCTGAAAACGCGGTCGGCTTCGCGCCTGGCTTCGCCTTCGTCGCTGTCGTCGGGCGAATAATAGAAATCGAACTCGACCCGGCAGCGGCCGACGCCGAGCGGCACGACCCGGTTGGTCTGCAAGCGCCCGGGCAGGATGTTGAGCATGGTGTTCGGCCACATCCAGTAGTACAGCGCGTCGCCGTTGCCGTACAGGCCGTCGCCGCTTTCCAGCGGGCTCCATTGGTAGGAATACCAGCGCGCGGTTTCGGTGATGTAGCTGCGGTAATCGAGCAGGCGGTTGAGGCCGGGATGGATGTGGGGGACGTGGTAGCCCTCCAGGTAATTGTCGACGTAGACCTTCCAGTTGCACGCCACCTCGTAGCCGACCCGGCGGTGATGGCGGTAACCGGCGAGCCCGCGCGCGTCGCCGATGCGTGCGGCGATGCCGGCGACGAAGTCGTCGAAGTCCATCGCCGCGTCGCTGGCGGCGAACACCAGGCCTTGCCAGACCCGCACCCGCAATTGCGGCAGGCGCACCGACGCCGGCTCGAAATCCGGTGCGGTCTGCATCTCCGGCGCCGAGCGCAGCACGCCGTCGAGGCCGTAGGTCCAGCCGTGGTAGCGGCAGCGCAAAGAGCGCGCGGCGAGGCCGTCGCAGTTGGCGATCGGCCCGGCGCGGTGGCGGCAGACGTTGTGGAAGACGCGGATGTCGCCGCTGCCGCTCTCGCCGCCTTCGGCATCGGCCCCGCGCACCGCGATCACCGGCAGCCCGGCGAAATCGGCGACGACGTGGTCGCCGGCGCCGCGCAACTGGCAGACGTGGGCGATCAGCTGCCAGCCGCGGTCGAAGATCGCCGCGCGGTCGAGCGCGGCCATCGCCGGTTCGGCGTAGTAGTGCGCCGGCAGCGCGGTGGCGGTGGCCAGCGCCTGCGGCGCGAGCTCGGAATCGGCGGACGGGGGCGACGTGGCGGCGGGCTCGGTCATGGCCGCAGTATCGCGCCGGCGCGGCCGGCGGCGCAAAACCGCGGCCGCGCGGCCCGGACTGGCCGCCGCTCCGGCGAGGGTGGCTATACTGGCCCTCTCCACAAGTCTGCAAGGGATTGTCATGACCCAACCCGCCATCCCCGACGTCGCCCTGGTCGACAACACCGAACAGCGCACCCCGCTGGTGCTGGTGCTGGACTGCTCCGGCAGCATGACCGGCGCGCCGATGGACCAGTTGAACGAAGGCCTGAAGCTGCTCGAAGAAGAGCTCAAGGGCGACGTGATCGCGGCCAAGCGCGTGCGCGTGCTGGTGGTGCGCTACGGCGGTTTCGATCAGGCCGAGCTGGCCGGCGACTGGTGCGATGCGATGGATTTCGAGGCGCCGGTGCTGGAAGCGGCGGGCACCACCCCGACCGGCCGCGCGATCGATCTGGCCCTGGCCGAGGTCGAGAACGAGAAGCAGCGCTTCAAGGCCGCCGGCATCGCCTACACCCGGCCGTGGCTGTTCCTGATGTCCGACGGCGCGCCGACCGACGCCTGGGAGGCCTCGGCGCAGCGCGCGCGCGACGCCGAAACCGCCAACAAGGTGGCGATCTTCCCGATCGCGGTCGGGCAGGGCGACGAACGCATCATGAGCCAGTTCAGCAGCAAGGGCGCCGGCGGGGTCAAGCGCCTGCAGGGCCTGCAGTTCCGCGAACTGTTCCTGTGGCTCAGCGCGAGCATGCAGGTGGTCTCGCAGTCGCGTCCGGGCGGCGCCGCGCAACTGCCGTCGACCGACACCTGGTCGTCGGTTCCGACCTGAGCGGGGCGCGCATGGGCTGGCGGATCTATGCCGCATCGGCGGTGGGCAGCTCGCATCTGGACAAAGGCATTCCGTGCCAGGACGCCTGCGCGTTCCATGTCAGCGGCGACGTGTTGACCGCGGTGGTCTGCGACGGCGCGGGTTCGGCCGCGCACAGCGACATCGGCGCGCGGCTGATCGCCGACGCGCTGGCGCGCGCGCTCGGCGAACGCCTCGGCGCCGAACCGGAACTGCTCGAAGCCTCGCGCGAGGCGTTCTTCGAAGCCGCCGCCGACGCCGCGGCGCAGGCGCGCGCGAGCGTGATCGAACGCGCGCGCGCCGACGGCCGCGCGCTCGGCGACTACGCCGCGACCGTGGTCGCGTATGCCGGCGACGCGCGGCGCGGCTGGTTCCTGCACATCGGCGACGGCATCGGCGTGGCCGAGGCCGGCGAGGGCGGCGCCGGCGCGGTGGTGTCGCTGCCGGCCAACGGCGAGTACGCCAACGAAACCTATTTCCTGACCGGCGAAGGCTGGCGCGAGCAACTGCGGGTGCTGGAAGTGCCGGCGCCGACCGCGCGCCTGGCGTTGATGTCCGACGGCGCGATGCCGTTCGCGATGGCGCGCGGCAACGCCGCCTTGTACGCGCCGTTCATCGATCCGGTGTCGCGCTACCTGGCGACGGTCGACGAGGACGAGGGCAGCCGCGCTTTGCACGGCACCCTGGCCGATCCGCGCACGCACGGCATCACCTCCGACGACAAGACCCTGCTGATCGCGTTGCGGGCCTGAGAACGCCGGCGATGAGCAGCCTCACCACCGGCAGCGCCATCGTGATCGGCTCGCGCCGTTCGCGCCTGGGCCCGCTGATCAAGAGCGGCGGCGCCGGCAGCGTGTACCTGCTCGCCGACGATCCGCACAGCGTAGCCAAGATCTACCACGCGCGGGTCGATCCGCCGAGCTACACCGACCGCATCGAGGCGATGCTGCAACTGCGGCCGAAGCTGCCCGACCAGTACGAGGCCGGCAAGCGCTACGTGCAGATCGCCTGGCCGGATTCGACCGTGCGCGACGCGCACGGCCGCTTCGTCGGCTTCAGCATGCCGGCGCTGGACGTGCAGTCGACCAACGAGGTCGAACAGATCCTGCAGGAGCGGCAGGCGCGCGCGGCGTCGTTGCCGGTCGGGCTCGGCCACAAGGTCACCCTGGCCGCGAACCTGGCTTCGGTGCTGGCGGCGCTGCACGCGCAGCATCATTACGTGGTCGATCTCAAGCCGGTCAACCTGCGCTTCTACCGCGCTTCGCTGTACATCGCGCTGCTCGATTGCGACGGCTTCAGCATCCAGGGCCGCGGGCGCCGCTTCCACGCGCCGCAGTTCACCCCCGACTATCTGGCGCCGGAATACCAG
Proteins encoded:
- a CDS encoding aromatic ring-hydroxylating oxygenase subunit alpha; the protein is MTEPAATSPPSADSELAPQALATATALPAHYYAEPAMAALDRAAIFDRGWQLIAHVCQLRGAGDHVVADFAGLPVIAVRGADAEGGESGSGDIRVFHNVCRHRAGPIANCDGLAARSLRCRYHGWTYGLDGVLRSAPEMQTAPDFEPASVRLPQLRVRVWQGLVFAASDAAMDFDDFVAGIAARIGDARGLAGYRHHRRVGYEVACNWKVYVDNYLEGYHVPHIHPGLNRLLDYRSYITETARWYSYQWSPLESGDGLYGNGDALYYWMWPNTMLNILPGRLQTNRVVPLGVGRCRVEFDFYYSPDDSDEGEARREADRVFSDEVQIEDLTICEDVQRGLASGSYFSGRLNPLRENAVHHFHELLREAYRAAAGAER
- a CDS encoding vWA domain-containing protein; the encoded protein is MTQPAIPDVALVDNTEQRTPLVLVLDCSGSMTGAPMDQLNEGLKLLEEELKGDVIAAKRVRVLVVRYGGFDQAELAGDWCDAMDFEAPVLEAAGTTPTGRAIDLALAEVENEKQRFKAAGIAYTRPWLFLMSDGAPTDAWEASAQRARDAETANKVAIFPIAVGQGDERIMSQFSSKGAGGVKRLQGLQFRELFLWLSASMQVVSQSRPGGAAQLPSTDTWSSVPT
- a CDS encoding PP2C family serine/threonine-protein phosphatase, with the translated sequence MGWRIYAASAVGSSHLDKGIPCQDACAFHVSGDVLTAVVCDGAGSAAHSDIGARLIADALARALGERLGAEPELLEASREAFFEAAADAAAQARASVIERARADGRALGDYAATVVAYAGDARRGWFLHIGDGIGVAEAGEGGAGAVVSLPANGEYANETYFLTGEGWREQLRVLEVPAPTARLALMSDGAMPFAMARGNAALYAPFIDPVSRYLATVDEDEGSRALHGTLADPRTHGITSDDKTLLIALRA